The sequence below is a genomic window from Pleurocapsa sp. PCC 7327.
TTGAGCCAGTACGAAGATTCCAATGCCTATACCCAGATCGGTTTAGTATTGCGCGAAATCAGTAGCCATGCGATCCTCGCTCAAAATGATGACGAAGCTCGCGATCTCATTTTGGAACATCTTGAGGAACTCGCTGAAGATGACGGTTTAAGTAGCGATTGCGCCTCGTTGTTATTTGATGCTCTCGACTATGCCGTTACGGATGCTCTAGGGTGGGATGCTTCAACGGTGATTCAGTTTGAAGACGAGCGTTTGGGCGATTTGGAAGCGAAATCCGATGAAATTTTTGAAAAAGCTAAAGCGATCGCCGACTCCAACATTTCTAGATTAATACGACGCTTTCCCAATCTCGTCAGGGCATGCGATAGTTATGCTCAAGTTCATCGTTCTCGCATTCATCGGATTTGGGAAAGCTAAAGGCGCGAATTCCCCCGACTTAGCCGATGCTAAAAGTCGGGGCATGGGGAGTTCGCACCTCAAGCATTAGCAAACGCACTAGCCGCCGCCGCAACGCCAGCACCGGGCGAAAAGCTTTCATAGCCTAATTCAACCAAAGTCGCTTCTAGTGAGGCAATAGCGGCTAAAATATCGCGATCGCTCACAAATCCCAAGTGACCGATGCGGAAGATTTTCCCTTTGAGATGGTCTTGTCCGCCTGCTAGGGCAATATCGTATCGCTTTTTCATTACCGAGCGAATTTTTTCGGCTTCTACGCCAATTGGCGCAACTGCCGTGATGGCATTACTAGCCGCTTCGTCGGAGGCAAACAGAGGCAATCCCAGCGCCTTAATCGCCGCACGAGTGGCTTGCGTTAAGCGCCGATGGCGGGCGAAAATGTTCTCTAACCCTTCTGCTTTCATCATCTGCAAAGAAGCTTGCAGCCCATACATGAGATTCACGGGCGGCGTAAAAGGAGAGCTGTTTTCATCGGTTGCTTTCTTATATTTCTTCAGGTCTAGGTAAAACTTAGGAAGTTTGGCTGTTTCGTAAGCTTTCCAGGCTTTCTGGCTGACTGAAACAAAACCCAAACCTGGCGGAATCATATATCCCTTTTGCGATCCCGAAGCAACGACATCCAAACCCCACTCGTCGATAGGAACGTTCGTCGCGCCCAAACTGGTAACGGCATCGACGATAATCAAACATTTGCCGTGGTTTTTGACGTATTGATTGATGGTTTCTAAATCGTTGAGAACCCCGGTGGAGGTTTCTGAGTGAGTGATGATAACTGCCTCGATCTGCTTTTGGGTATCGGCTGCTAATTTTTCGCGAAAGGCTTCTGGGTCGAGAGCTTTACCCCATTCGGCGGTAATTTCTTCTACCTGCAAGCCAAAAGCTCTGCTTATCTTCGCCCAGCGATCGCCGAATTTTCCGTTATTCCCTACCAAAACGCGATCGCCAGGACTCAAGAAATTAATAATCCCGGCTTCCATTGCCCCAGTTCCGCTAACGGTCAGCATCAGGACATCATTCTGAGTCTGGTGCAGCCATTTGAGATTTTCTGTCAATTCTGCTATAACTTTGCTAAAGTCGCCGCTTCGATGACCAATGGGATGCTTTGCCATCGCCAGCAAAACTTTTTCGGGGACTGGCGTAGGTCCCGGAATCATTAGCATATTTTTGTCTTCCATTCGATTATTCCTCTCTGTTGGCTCTCTAGATCGGTAACGAACCGTATTTCCCCAGCTTTTAAGTTAAGTAGCAAGCCCTTCATCTTATCCCATTTTTTTTCTCCGTGCAATCGCACGAATGAGATACAGATATTCGTTGGCGTCAATCTCTACTATAGAAACAAGAATAGTTTGACTGCCAAATTGTTAATTGTTAATTTAAGATTCCTCGTTCGGTTTTGTTTGAGTAGCTAGGAAATCCGGCGCTTTCTCTGGACGACCGCTATTGAGCGACCAACGATGCTCGAACGATACATAGGTTTGTTGACAGGTGGCTTCTAATTGTTTTTGTTGCGCGAAGGCTTTACGCAGAGTCGCAATCAGTTGCTGAACTTGGTCTCTTAGCACCGGGTTTTGATTGGCTGCAAATAAGGTTTGGCGTTCCAATAATTGCAGCAGCAATTCGTAGTGTATGTGAGAAGGAAGGGGAAGTGGTTCCATAAAACCTGCATCGGGTTAAAAAAGCCAGCAAGAATTACAAATAATAGACTTGTAATTGAGCTGACCGATCTTCGGGCAACTATAAATCTTAACTTTCGCTTACTTATTGAAGTTAGCTAGGGGAAAAGCATTAGCTAGCCCTTGGTTAACTTTATTTTAAATAGTAAACAATGCCGCGATCGCGTCTTTGGGATCGGGTTGTTTGACGAGTGACTCTCCAATTAAAACGGCATCGGCACCCGCATTTTTGACTAAATTGAGATCGGCAGGCGCATGTAATCCAGATTCGCTCACCACTAAAATATCTCGCCGTTGCAGTTGTTCTCGCCTTGCTTCCAACAATTGGCAAGTCGTTTGCAAATCGACAGAAAAATTTTCTAAATTGCGATTGTTAATTCCGACTAAGCGAACGCCTTCGATCGCCAATACCCGATCTAACTCTGTCAAAGTATGGACTTCGACCAAAGCTACCATGCCCAAAGCGTTGATAATTTTGACAAAGTATTGCAAGTCCTTGTCGCTTAAAATGGCAGCAATGAGCAAGACGGCATCCGCTCCCTTGCTGCGAGCGAGATAAATTTGGTAGGGATAGATAATAAATTCTTTGCACAGTAAGGGCAAATCGACTGCTTGACGGACTAGGGCTAGATTGTCAAAACTTCCCTGAAAAAACTTTTCATCCGTCAATACCGACAAACAACTAGCTCCCCCTTGTTGATAGGCAAGTGCAATTTCCACCGGATCGAAGTCTTCGCGGATGACTCCTTTGCTGGGAGAGGCTTTTTTGACTTCTGCAATCAAAGCGGGTTGGGTTTTTCCCTGCTTGAGTGCGGCAAGGAAGTCATAAGGAGGCGGTAAATCTTGGACCTGCTTGCGCAACTCCAGTAGAGGCAATCGTTCGCGCAGGCGATCGACTTCTTTTTCTTTATGCCAAACAATCTCCTCTAAAATATGCCGGGGGTCTCCATCAGGCACTTTAATGGTATAGCGAAGGCTTTCGACTTCAACAGCGGGATTTGGGGGTCTTCTTCTAATTTGCATCGTTTTGAGTAAAGCGCGTTTGTTTGGACGGAAGCAACTCCCTAAAGTTTTGCGGATTTACGCCCTATTTTAGCTTTTGTCAACCCGATTCTCTGAGCTGCGATCGCAAAATACGCTATACAAAAAATGGATATTACATAAGAACAAGCGTTAGGAATTCCTCATTTTGTCAGAGCCAAAATCTTTGAATGTCTGGAACTATAAGCCTTGGTGGTGTCAGCCCTGGTCGATTTTACTAACTGGAATTTCGACTGTTGGCGGCAGCTGGCTGTTAGCCAAAAACCTTTGGATTACCGGGGGGTTATCCATTTCCGTTCTCCTGTGGTGGAGCTATTTTCTCATTCTCTATCCGAGACTGGTGGAAAAGGTATTCACGAGCAATTCTTCAACTGCTGAGCCTGAAACGAATCGCTTTGGATCTTAAAATCGCGATCGCTTCTAAAAAAGTGTTAGTCAAAGTAGCATGAGATTAGTAGAAAAAAGTCATTGCTCCTCTTGGATACGACAGCGATCGATCTGCTACTGATGGCCACCCTGGGGTTTTTAGGGAGTTTCGGTCATTGTGCGGGAATGTGCGGTCCTTTAACCGTGGCATTTTCCCTATCGCAGCAGCATTCAGAAACCCCGAATTGGCGATCGTATCTGGGATTTCACCTACTAATCAATTTAGGACGAGTTATCAGTTATGGATTGGTAGGCGCAGCGTTAGGTGGGGTTAGCGAAATTTTAATCGATCGCGGTCAATTGTTAGGAATTGGCAGCGAACTGCGTCAGGGAGTGACA
It includes:
- a CDS encoding DUF5340 domain-containing protein is translated as MEPLPLPSHIHYELLLQLLERQTLFAANQNPVLRDQVQQLIATLRKAFAQQKQLEATCQQTYVSFEHRWSLNSGRPEKAPDFLATQTKPNEES
- a CDS encoding DUF6737 family protein; amino-acid sequence: MSEPKSLNVWNYKPWWCQPWSILLTGISTVGGSWLLAKNLWITGGLSISVLLWWSYFLILYPRLVEKVFTSNSSTAEPETNRFGS
- a CDS encoding alanine--glyoxylate aminotransferase family protein, translated to MEDKNMLMIPGPTPVPEKVLLAMAKHPIGHRSGDFSKVIAELTENLKWLHQTQNDVLMLTVSGTGAMEAGIINFLSPGDRVLVGNNGKFGDRWAKISRAFGLQVEEITAEWGKALDPEAFREKLAADTQKQIEAVIITHSETSTGVLNDLETINQYVKNHGKCLIIVDAVTSLGATNVPIDEWGLDVVASGSQKGYMIPPGLGFVSVSQKAWKAYETAKLPKFYLDLKKYKKATDENSSPFTPPVNLMYGLQASLQMMKAEGLENIFARHRRLTQATRAAIKALGLPLFASDEAASNAITAVAPIGVEAEKIRSVMKKRYDIALAGGQDHLKGKIFRIGHLGFVSDRDILAAIASLEATLVELGYESFSPGAGVAAAASAFANA
- the trpC gene encoding indole-3-glycerol phosphate synthase TrpC, whose protein sequence is MQIRRRPPNPAVEVESLRYTIKVPDGDPRHILEEIVWHKEKEVDRLRERLPLLELRKQVQDLPPPYDFLAALKQGKTQPALIAEVKKASPSKGVIREDFDPVEIALAYQQGGASCLSVLTDEKFFQGSFDNLALVRQAVDLPLLCKEFIIYPYQIYLARSKGADAVLLIAAILSDKDLQYFVKIINALGMVALVEVHTLTELDRVLAIEGVRLVGINNRNLENFSVDLQTTCQLLEARREQLQRRDILVVSESGLHAPADLNLVKNAGADAVLIGESLVKQPDPKDAIAALFTI